The Saimiri boliviensis isolate mSaiBol1 chromosome 12, mSaiBol1.pri, whole genome shotgun sequence nucleotide sequence tggatcacgaggtcaagagattgagaccatcctggtcaacatggtgaaaccccatctctactaaaatacaaaaaattagctgggcatggtggcgcatgcttataatcccagctactcaggaggctgaggcaagagaattgcctgaacctaggaggcggaggttgcggtgagccgagatcgtgccattgtactccagcctgggcaacagagcaagactccatttcaaaaaaaaaagatggtccCACTACATTGTTCaagctgggctcaagtgatcccagccttccaaagtgctgggattacaggcatgagcgacgtTGCCTGGCTTGGGTgttcctgtttttcatttgtctccATTTTAACGTATATTTTGATAGATATGGACAGCTGTAATCCGTGTAAACAAAAGGTTTTTGGGAATCATATAtaaagagagacagggtcttgctttgtcgcccaggctggagtgcagtggtgatatcttggctcactgcaacctccatctcttgggttcaagccattctcctgcctcagtctcctgggtagctgggattacaggcacatgccaccatgcccagctagtttttgtatgtttagtagagacagggtttcaccacgttggtcaggctggtcttgaactcctgacctcaaatgaatCCAGAACAGGGCCTGACATAAAGCACTCAAGAAACACTGGGTGAGTGACTAGAGACTGACTTATGTTTCTGATATCTACCAATACTTTTATGTgcttaaaaccttttttttctttcctttcttgcattggaataaaattttttatttgtttttatttattttttgagactgtgtctcactctgtcacccagtctggagtgcattggcgcaatctcagctcactgcaacctccgctcccctCCATCCCCACGCAGGTAGGTCTccctacctcgtgatccacctgccttggcctcccaaagttctgggattacaggcatgagccaccgtgcccggccatgggaccttgtctctaaaaaataaaacaagacaaataacCCAGCTATATATGCTTCAGAGCTGTTGTGAGCATTGAGCATTGAGTGAGCAGCACCTGTAAACTGCTGCGCACTGTCGTAGCACTAAGCACTTGATAGTGGTAGTGGAGAGAAATGGTTTATGTGTGCAGGTGGTAGAGTGGAAAGCGTCATGCTGGACTCAGGTCAAGAGACGGCTGTGCAGGTGCAACCCTCCCACTAGCTTGCCACGTGAGCTTGGGGGAGACACATGCCCTCTTGGGGTTAGGTCCACACCACCTGGGTGGAGATGGAGGTGCCTCTGGAGCTGTCATGGCAGACGGGGTGGGTCCAAGCAGTTAAGCCCCACCCTTATTTGCCCTGGTTTTGTATACATGGGTACAGACCACATTATCAATTAAGCACCCTAGGCACTGTGCCCAGGGCCTCCCATCCTCTAAGGGCCTACAAACGTGTTTAGAAGCTGAAAAAAGTCAACTCCAAAATGTGAAAACCAAATAGATTGAGTTAGGTGTGATgctaaaaattgacaaaaataaatataaatactaaaaaaaaaaaaagaaagaaaatttggctgggcgtggtggctcatgcttgtaatcccaacattttgggaggccgaggcgggcagatcatatgaggtcaggagtttcagaccagcctggccaacgtggcgaaaccctgtctctacttaaggtacaaaaattacctgtatgtggtgatgcacacctgtagtcccagctactccagaggctgaggcaggagaatctcttgaacccgggaggtagaggttgcagtgagctgagatggcacaacTGCGTTCCAGCCTagacaagagctaaactccatctttaaaaaaaaaaaaaaaataaataaataaatatatatatattttaaaaaataaatatatatatgtgtgtgtatatatatatgtatatatatatatatatatatatatatatatatatatatacacacacataaaatagcTGAGTGATTTCCCAAGGTGTGGCCGGTCCTCTTCATCTAAGGTCACAACTGGCCACACTCCACAACCCCCCAGACTCATCCATGGCACTAACTCTCCATCCATTCTGAGGGGTTAGGAAGGCCGAAGCTTGACTGGGAAAGGAAAGCAAGGTAAAGGGGGCGGAAGGGGCAGGTGGGCCCACCAATAGGTACGGGGCCCTAAAAAGGTATAAGAGCCACTGCAATCAGACTGGCATGGTGGGAGGGCTTAGGGGCCAGAGCAGTTGTCCAGTCCTCACACCTGATCAAATATGTACCCCgctgtgggggtggggttggAACTGCAGACACCTGCTGTGGCTCTGCACAGGGTGGTGGCTAGAGTTCCGGTTGTGAGACAGGGAGGGTGGGCAGCCGGGTGCCGGGAGCTAGGGAAAGATGGAAAACAGGCTCTAGGCCAGGGTCTGTTTTCTGGCCCAAGGACAGACCCTCTGTTTAGGAAGCAGGATCTCCGCAAAGTTGAGGGCTTGGCTTCTGCATTCCTCCCACATCGGACCCACTCGGTTTGTCCAGCATTCAAAGCATGGGACATGAACTTGGGCAGATGCGAGTGAATTACGTCTTCTGAGCCACAGATTATAAGATTACAGTACAACACTGACTATAAAAGCACTACcaagccagatgcagtgactctcacctgtaatcctagcactttgggaggctgggggagtggggggtggggatcacctgaggtcaggagtttgagagcagcctgaccaacatggtgaaactccatctctaccaaaaatacaaaattagccaggcatggtggcacaaccttgtaatcccagctactcaagaggctgaggcaggagaatcacttgaacccgggaggcggaagttgcagcgagctgagatcccaccaatgcactccagcctgggcaacaagagcaaaactgtctcaaaaaatttaaaaaataaaataaaagcacttcCAGGTGGCCAACACACTCacagtcccagcttctctggaagctgaggcagggagatcacttgagcccaggagttctgggctgccatgagccatgccgggtgtctgcactaagttcagcagcaatatggtgacctcctgggagtgaGGGGCCACCAGGTTCCCTGAGGAGGAGTAAACAATCCTAGgtgggaaacagagcaggtcaaaactcccatacAAGACTgcatctgtgaatagccactgcacttcagcctgagtggaACAGCAAGACTTCAttcctaaaaactttttttttttttttgagatggagccttactctgtcgcccaggctggagtatagtggtgcaatctcagctcactgcaacctctgcctccctggttcaagcatttctcctgcctcagcctcctgagtagctggggctacaggtgcacaccaccacacctagctaatttttgtatttttagtagagacagtgcttcaccatattggccggaatggtttctatctcctgacctcgtggtccacccatctcaacctcccaaagtgctgggattacaggtatgagccactgtgcccagccaaaatttttaaaaagaaaaaaacacttccaCACCAGgagtggcggctcacgcctgtagtcccaacactttggaagactgagatgggcggatcacttgaggccagcagttcaagaccggcctggcaaatatagtaaaacctcatctctactaaaaatacaaaatttagccagtgtgtcgtcaggcacctgtaatcccagctactcaggaggctgaggcaggacaattgcttgagcctgggaggtggaggttgctgtaagcagtgatcgggccactgcactccagcctgggcaacaaagcaacactcccatctcaaacagaaaaaaaaaaaaaacacttacagccaggagcggtggcctgaggcaacacagtgaaaccctccctgttttttttgttgttgttgttttttaaggagTCTCGCTCttctgcccagcctggagtgcagtggtgcgatctccgctcactgcaacctctgcctcctggtttcaagcaattctcctgcctcagcctcccaggtagctgggattacaggcggccaccaccacaccaggctgattttttttatttttatttttagtagagacggggtttcaccatgttggccaggccagtcgaGACCCCCTTtctaacagcagcagcagcaaagcaCTTCCTAGATAAGGCCCTGACAGTTCCCAGCTACGACTGGTGTCTCTTGCTGCCCAGGGCACTgtccacacacacattttaaggaCAAGTCTCATTTATCACATAAAGGTTTTTATTGAACTCAAACTCAGGGGCTCCAAAGCCTGAGGAAGACAAAGGAGGCTGGGGTTTGCGGGCAGAGGCCCAGGCCCCACCCCGGggccccactccccaccccacctacCCTTTACCCGCTCCTGACTCAAAGAGGGTCTCAGCAGCTACCAATCTAAGCTACCCCATTCTAATTAGGTAACCCCCTACCCTCCCCCCTCCCTGTTCTAGCACGTTGCCAAGCCAGGCACCTACCGAAGAGCCCTGGCTGAGGCCAGCCCTCCACTGacctctctccatttctctcagGGCCTCCCTTCAACCCATTTCCCGCCAAGTCTCCAGGGTATGTCACTTCCTCCACCCTGGCCCTCTTCTTCCAGCATCCTCAGCTCCTCCATTCTACTGTGGCTTCTCCATTATCCTCCCTAAAGGTTCCTCTAGCTCCCTGGCCCCTTATCTTCTGCCCATGCCTCCCACTCCTGCTGGGGCCCCAGGTCAGCGCCGGCCCGCCGCGTGGGTCCGCTGGTGGCGGATGAGGTCAGAGCTCTGTGAGAAGGCCTTTCCGCAGTCATCGCACTTGTAGGGCCGCTCGCCGCTGTGGACCCGGTGATGCTGCAGCAGCGTGGAGGAGCGGCAGAAGCCCTTCCCGCACACGGCGCACCTGTAGGGCCGCTCGCCCGTGTGGGAGCGCTGGTGCTGGATGAGCGTGGAAGAGCGATTGAAGGTCTTGCCGCAGTCGGGGCAGCTGTAGGTGCGGCCTGGCAGGTGGGTGCGGGCGTGGATGGCCAGCACCGAGCTCTGGCCAAAGCGCTTGCCGCACTCAGGGCACTTGAAGGGCTTCTCCCGGGCGTGGCTGCGGGCATGGGGGATAAGGGCCGACCGCTGGGAGAAGCTCTTGCCGCAGATGCCACAGCTGAAGGGCCTCTGCCCGGTGTGCACCCTCTGATGGCTACGCAGGGATGAGTTCTGGCTATAGCACTTGCCGCACTCAGTGCAGCTGTAGGGCCGCTCGTGGCTGTGGGTGCGCTGGTGTCGCAGGAGGTAGGAGCTGTCGCCGAAGGCCTTGCCACAATGTGGGCACTTGTAGGGCTTCTGGCCAGAGTGAGTGCGCTGGTGGCGAAGCAAGTAAGAGCTGTCAGCGAAGGCCTTGCCGCAACGGGGACACTTGTAGGGCCGCTCGCCCGTGTGGGTGCGCTGGTGTTTGATGAGGTCAGAGCTCTGAGAGAAGGCCTTGCTGCAGACCTCACATTTGTAGGGCTTCTCACCCGTGTGGATGCGCTGGTGCTGGATCAGGGTGGAGCCCCGCCCGAAGCTCTTTCCGCAGATGCCACAGATGTTAGGCCGAGGGCCCTGCCCCGCCCTGGCCCGGCCACCCCGCCGGCCTGGACCTCGAAGGGCTCCTGAAAGACCCAAGGGATTCTGAAGCATCTCAAATTGTGGTGTAGACAGCAGGGCCCCTGTGGGCATCTCAAAAGGTGGCCCTATGGGCAGGCCCCCGGTGGGCTGCTCCCCAAACCCCTGAGTGAAGGAGTCCAGGGGGTGAACTCCTAAGGAGATATTCAAGGGACTTTTTTCCTCAGGATTCAGAAGCACCTCTTCACCTTCCTGGAATTTGGAACTTTGAGCTTCAAATTCTGGGGTTTGGGTTTTGAACTCAGGGTTCTGGGGTTCATATCTAGA carries:
- the ZNF768 gene encoding zinc finger protein 768; the protein is MEREASPWGLEPQDVQSSDEMRSPEGSLGGNMSENEEEISQQEGTGDYEVEEIPFGLEPQSPGFEPQSPEFEPQSPRFEPESPGFESRSPALVPPSPEFAPRSPESDSQSPEFESQSPRYEPQSPGYEPKSPSYEPRSPGYEPRSPGYESESSRYEPQNPEFKTQTPEFEAQSSKFQEGEEVLLNPEEKSPLNISLGVHPLDSFTQGFGEQPTGGLPIGPPFEMPTGALLSTPQFEMLQNPLGLSGALRGPGRRGGRARAGQGPRPNICGICGKSFGRGSTLIQHQRIHTGEKPYKCEVCSKAFSQSSDLIKHQRTHTGERPYKCPRCGKAFADSSYLLRHQRTHSGQKPYKCPHCGKAFGDSSYLLRHQRTHSHERPYSCTECGKCYSQNSSLRSHQRVHTGQRPFSCGICGKSFSQRSALIPHARSHAREKPFKCPECGKRFGQSSVLAIHARTHLPGRTYSCPDCGKTFNRSSTLIQHQRSHTGERPYRCAVCGKGFCRSSTLLQHHRVHSGERPYKCDDCGKAFSQSSDLIRHQRTHAAGRR